The region GATGGGCCAGATCAGCTGCACCATGTAGACGTTGAAGCTGGTGAATTCGCCGACTGTGATGCGGTGCTGTACGACCTCGTGACCACCGATGAGCAGCGTGATCATCAGGGAGAGTCCGAGGACAAACTCCAGCGTTGGCCACAGCATGGCCATCAGGCGGACCAGATGAAGACTGCGGCGGATGTACTCTCGGTTGGCCTCCTCAAAGGAGGCAATCTCGGCCTCTTCCTGGGCGAAAGCGCGGATAAGGCGTGCGCCGGAGAAGTTCTCCTGCGCTTTGGCCGAGATGTCGGAGAACATGGCCTGGATGCGTTCGAAGCGACGATGAATCCTGTTTCCGAAGTACTGAACGATGACCGATGCTGCAGGCAGAGGAGCGAACGCAAAGAGGGTCAGCTTGGGGCTGATGCGATACATGAAGGGCAGCGCGGCGCAGGTAAAGACCAGCGTGTTGGCGCTGTACATGATGGCAGGGCCAAGAAGTTGGCGGACGGCGCTCAGATCGTTGGTGGTGCGGGCCATGATGTCGCCCGTGCGATGGGTGTGATAAAAGCCGGGCGCCTGACGCTCGAGATTGGCGAAGAGGTCATTGCGCAGGTCATATTCGATCTCGCGCGAGGCACCGATGATGACCTGCCGGGTGATGTAAAGGAAGACTGCGGAGGAGGCCGCAACCAGGAGAAGACGCAGAGCATGGAACAGGATCTTCTGCTGGGTGATGCCGTGTCGCATATCGTCGATGGCATGGCCGATGACGATAGGGACCAGAACCTTAAGGACGTTATAGGCGATGACAGCCACGCCGCCCCAGGCGAGAGACTTCCAGTAACGCTTGAGGTAAGGCTTGAGAGGTTTGAGTCGGTCCATCAGCATGCAGAGAATAGTTTAGAGCCGCAGAGATTAGATTCCCGGAGCGAGCGGGAAGGTTCTTAGAATTGCCGTCGCTCCGGGCTTTCTTCTCAATGATTTGGGTTGCTTTGTGGCGGCTGTCCCCCGGACGGGCTGGTGGCTGGCGGAGGGGAGGGAGGCTTGCTGGTCGAAGGCTCCGGAGTTTCGCCCGGTTTGGGGGCAGGCTGGGCCGGATTTGCCTCACTCGGCTCTGACGGGGCAGTGGGCGCGGGATTCTCCTGCGGGGGGGTGTCGGACTGTGCGACCAGCTCGATATCAAAGATGAGGTCGGCCTTGGGCGGGATTACCGGCGCGCGGCCGGATTCGCCGTAAGCGAGCTGGTAGGGAATGAAGAGGCGTCGCTTGCCTCCGATGCGCATGCCTTCAAACCCGGTGTCCCATCCTGGGATAACCCTGCGGGCGCCGTAGGGAAAGACGATAGGCTCCCCGCCTGGATGATCGTAGGAGGAGTCGAACTTCGTTCCATCGGTCAGCCAGCCGGTGTACCTGACGGTGTAGTACTGCTGCTGTTTGGCAAGCTCGCCTGTGCCAATCTGCGTATCGATATAGCGAAGCGAATACAGAGCTTTGGGCGTGCCCTCAACCTTCGGGACGTTCGGAGGATTGTCGGCTGCGTTCGCCGCTGTCTCAGCCATGGGTGCGGCGGCCGCCGCTGGCTTTGCGGCCGGTTTCGAGGCGGCAGACGAGGTGTGGTGCGTTGTGCGCTTCGGCGTCCTTTCTGTGGTGGTCTGGGCGGCAGCGGCTGTGGCGAGGATGGCTGCAAGTGCGAGGGAGGATTGAAATCTCATGTTGGCTCCTAGCTGTTTCGTCTCGGCATTCGATGGATTAGGTCGAGAGTAAAGTTATCCGGGTTTTGCGTCCACAATGTGCAGAGGTGTTCGTAAAGGGTGAGTCCTTTTGAGCGTCTTGAGCTTTAGGCGAAGTTGCAGGCTTCGAGGAAGTCGGTCAAGCGCTTTGAGTTGTCGATGGGGACCACGGAAGAATGCATTTCGCGCTCAGAGGGCAGGCTGCGTCCAAATTACGGCATGGTCTGACCTTGCATTGATTTTTAGATTCGAATTGGTAATTCCTCATCATTTCTCGTTGACAGCCTTTCGATTGCTTCCCTATAGTCTTGCATCGTCCAAACAAGCTGATTTTATTTGCTATAAGCCCCTCGAGGTTTATAGACTCCCAATTTTTCCGAGGCTCAAACGATGATCACTAGAACGAAAATTGGACAGTCCAGTGAACTGTTTTTCCTTCTACTATTGCCAATTATTTTCCTGCTCGCTCCCATTCGGCCCGTTCTCGCGCAGAGTGCCGGCAACGCCAGCATCCAGGGAAACATCACCGATTCGACGAGCGCAGTTATTCCGGGCGCAATGATTACGCTCACCAATGTCGCCACCGGTATCAAGCGGACGGCAATCAGCGATAACGGCGGCCTTTATACCTTTCCCAATACTTCCGTCGGAACGTACACCCTCAGCGTTGCCAAAACCGGATTCCAGACCTATACCCGTACTGGAATCGTTCTCGAGGTTGGGAGCGCGATCTCTATCAATGTGTCCATGACCGTAGGCAGTCAAAGTGAGCACATCGAGGTCAAGGCCGAAGGACTTGCTTTGCAGACGGAGGATGCCTCCTTCAAGCAGACCATTGACCAGCAGACAGTAACGGAGATGCCGCTCAATGGCCGCCAGATGACGGGTCTGATCACGCTCTCCGGCGGTTCGACACCGGCCCCCGGAGGGGACTTTACCGGTAGCAAATACACCTATCAGACCATCTCTGTCTCCATCGCGGGTGGCGGAGGCAACACCACGATGTGGCGTCTGGATGGAGGCCCCAACAACGACTATATGGCCAACGGTAACCTTCCGTTTCCTTTCCCGGATGCCGTCAGCCAGTTCAGCGTCGAATCCACTGCGCTGAGTGCGCAGAATGGCATGCATACCGGCGGTCTGGTCAATGTGGTCACGCGCTCCGGAACCAACCAGTATCATGGCTCGGCCTTTGAGTTCATTCGCAACAACTACATCAACGCATCGAACTTTTTCTCCGCACACAAGGATACGCTGCATCAGAACCAGTACGGCGGCACCTTCGGCGGCCCCATCCTCAGGGACAAGCTCTTCGCCTTCGCCGGTTATCAGCGCACCAGCTCGAACCAGGCACAAGATTCCAAGCAAGCGTTCGTGCCTACCGCAGCCAATCTGGCAGGCGACTTTTCGGTTACCGATCCCGTTGCCGATGCAACACACCGCGTAGGCTCCAAGACACCGGCCGGATCGTGCAATACCACTTATACCCAACTTCGCGATCCTTCAACGGGTGCAGTGCTTACGGGGAATAAGTACGCGACAGCGCCAAACTACAACGCGCAAGCCCTCAAACTGCTCAACTATCTGCCCAAGATCGATCCCGCAACCGATACCGGCAACTGCGGCCTGGTGAAGTACTCGATCCCGCTGCGGACGGCGGACAACCAGTTTGTTACGCGAGTGGACTATGCCATCAACTCGAACCATAACCTGTATGGCCGCTACTTCATCGATGGTTTTCAACAGCCCGCTTTCTTCGATCCGACCAACATTCTCGTCACCACGCAGGCCGGGCTTTCACAGCGAGTACAGTCCTTCACCCTGGGTGATGCCTACACGATCACACCAAAGATTGTGAACACGGCCCATGTCACCATTCTGCGCCGCCGCAACAACCGGGGTTATGCCGCCAATAACATCAACGCCGCTACTCTGGGTGTCGATCTCTACCAAAACCAGCCCAATGGCCTGCAAATGACGACGTCGAACAAGTTCACCATCGGCGGCGGCACCAATTCAAACTCCAAGTTCAACGACAATACACTTGCCTTCGATGACGATATTACGATGTTGCTGGGCAGGCATCAGCTTGTCTTCGGCGGTGAATACGCACGCAACCAACTGAATATCGCCAATGCTTACGAGAGCAACGGTGTCTTCACCTTCGATGGCCGCTACGGCGCCAATGGACCCGGGGGCGGTTCTGCCGGAGGAGATCCCAATCTCGACTTCCTCATGGGAAGCCTGAGCGCCTTTGAGCAAAGCAAGCAGCAGCAAAACGCTCTGCGTGGTCCAATCCCAAGCCTCTATATTCAGGACACCTACCATCCCAGCCCCTCCGTCACCCTGGTCGCCGGCCTGCGCTGGAGTCCCAATTTCATGCCTTACGACTACTTCCACCGAGGGGTCACCTTCGATTACGACGCGTTCCTGGCAAACAAGGTCAGCTCCGTTTACCCCAATGCACCCGCAGGAGCCTTCTTCTACGGCGATCCCGGTGTCTCCAAAACATTCACCAAAAACTCGCTCCTGCAGTTCTCACCCAACATCGGCATCTCATGGGATCCTACCGGCTCTGGCAAGACGGTAATCCGCGCGGGCGCTGAGATCGCGTACGACCAGGTCAACTACTTTACGGCCCAACGCAATCAGCAAAATCCTCCCTTCGCCACTGCGATCAAGCAGACGCAGACCTCGACCTCCGGGCCGATCAACTTCTCTGCACCCTGGTCCGCAGGCACCGTCACTTCCAACCCATTCCCGCAGCCACAGATTCCAACTCCCTCTATCGCGCAGTTCTTTGCTCAGTCGCAGTACATCGTGTTGCCTCCGCATTATCACCCGTCTTACAGCCAGCAATGGACGGCCAGCGTACAGCGTCAGCTTGGACAATGGCAGCTCCAGGTCCAGTACATCGGCAGCCATACTGTTCACGCGCCAGCGGGAACACCGTTCAACCCGGCTCTTTACATCCCCGGAGTCTGGGGTGCGGGCGGCACCGGGTGTCCTGGAGTTGTTACTACCGGGCCGGCCGGCAAGCCCGCCGGGGCGGCTGGAACCCCATGCTCCACCGTTGCCAATCAGACGCAGCGCTACGCTCTCACTGTCGCCAACCCGCTTCAGGGGAATCAATATGCAGGCGGCGGCTCCTCAATCCTGATCAATTACAACGGCATGTCGAACTATAACGGCCTGGTCTCCACAATCCAGCACCGTCTCTCCTCCAGCTTCAGCCTGATGGCCAACCACACCTGGTCCAAGTGCCTCAGTCTCTCAGACGCTCAGGGCGATACCGCCGGCAACAGCTTCCAGAATCCCCGCAATCCTGCATTGGACTACGGCCCATGCGGTTCGGACTACAGGAACATCGAAAACATTGTTCTGATCGCCACAAGCAAATTCCCCCTCACCGGCTTCAAGGCCATACTCGCCAACAACTGGATCTTCGCTCCATTGGTTCATATTCAGAGCGGGGCGCCGTTCAATGTCACCTCCGGACAGGACAACTCCTTTACCAGCATCGGCAGTGATCGGCCGAATCTTGTATCCGGAACTTCCGTCTATACCGGCACCAAAATTCAATCCGTTGGTGCGGCAAATCGGCAGTATCTCAATACCGGTGCCTTCGCACAGGTCACCGCCGGATGCCCGACTCCGCTTTCGCCCGCAATCTGCTCCGGCTATGGGACCTACGGAAATATCAGAAGGAACTCCTTCCGTGGCCCGTCCAGCTATCAGTTCGATGCTCAGATCTCGCGGATCTTCCCGATCCACGAAAGCCTGACGGCAACCTTGCGTTTGGAAGCGTTCAACGTGCTGAATCATCCGAACTTCAGCAACCCCAGTGCATCGCTTACGTCCAGCACATTCGGTCAAATCTCCTCCACATCCAACCAGGCCCGCATCTTCCAAGGCTCGGTAAAGCTCAAGTTCTAACCTGAGCGGAGCGGAGGAAGTCCGGCCCGGAATGAAGCGGCCATTCCATAACGGGATTGGCCGCTCTTTTATTCTTTGTGCGAAATGTATCTACCGTTCGGCTCCCCAAACAAACACGAAAGAAACTGCAGTGCCAGCGGGCGGGAAATCTGCGAGTTTCCCCCGGGAGAGAGGGAGATCTTCTACGTGGAGGTGCGGAGGAGCAGGTACGTGCCTGCGATGCCGAAGAGAATATCGGGAGACCAGGCCGCCAGCATTGCCGGAAGCGTGTTGACGTTACCCATCGCCTGGAAGAGACCATCGACGACCCAATAGGCGACCGCGAGTGCGATTGCCGTCGCGATGCCTGCGAGAGAGCCGCGTTTGCCCATCGAGAGTGCGAAGGGAATCGCGAGGATAGCCATCACCAGTGTGATGAGCGGATACGCGAGCTTTCGGTTGAGCTGGACGCTGAGGCGCTTGGTGTCGAAGCCGGACTGGTTGAGATCGGAGATATAGCGTGACAACTCGTTGTAGCTCATCTCCTGCGCCGGGCGATCCTCTTTGACGAAGTAAGACGGCTGCTCGTGAATGTCGGAGAAGGCAGTGACAGTAAACGGATGGTAGGATGCGAT is a window of Edaphobacter sp. 12200R-103 DNA encoding:
- a CDS encoding FKBP-type peptidyl-prolyl cis-trans isomerase, which translates into the protein MRFQSSLALAAILATAAAAQTTTERTPKRTTHHTSSAASKPAAKPAAAAAPMAETAANAADNPPNVPKVEGTPKALYSLRYIDTQIGTGELAKQQQYYTVRYTGWLTDGTKFDSSYDHPGGEPIVFPYGARRVIPGWDTGFEGMRIGGKRRLFIPYQLAYGESGRAPVIPPKADLIFDIELVAQSDTPPQENPAPTAPSEPSEANPAQPAPKPGETPEPSTSKPPSPPPATSPSGGQPPQSNPNH
- a CDS encoding carboxypeptidase regulatory-like domain-containing protein, whose amino-acid sequence is MPIIFLLAPIRPVLAQSAGNASIQGNITDSTSAVIPGAMITLTNVATGIKRTAISDNGGLYTFPNTSVGTYTLSVAKTGFQTYTRTGIVLEVGSAISINVSMTVGSQSEHIEVKAEGLALQTEDASFKQTIDQQTVTEMPLNGRQMTGLITLSGGSTPAPGGDFTGSKYTYQTISVSIAGGGGNTTMWRLDGGPNNDYMANGNLPFPFPDAVSQFSVESTALSAQNGMHTGGLVNVVTRSGTNQYHGSAFEFIRNNYINASNFFSAHKDTLHQNQYGGTFGGPILRDKLFAFAGYQRTSSNQAQDSKQAFVPTAANLAGDFSVTDPVADATHRVGSKTPAGSCNTTYTQLRDPSTGAVLTGNKYATAPNYNAQALKLLNYLPKIDPATDTGNCGLVKYSIPLRTADNQFVTRVDYAINSNHNLYGRYFIDGFQQPAFFDPTNILVTTQAGLSQRVQSFTLGDAYTITPKIVNTAHVTILRRRNNRGYAANNINAATLGVDLYQNQPNGLQMTTSNKFTIGGGTNSNSKFNDNTLAFDDDITMLLGRHQLVFGGEYARNQLNIANAYESNGVFTFDGRYGANGPGGGSAGGDPNLDFLMGSLSAFEQSKQQQNALRGPIPSLYIQDTYHPSPSVTLVAGLRWSPNFMPYDYFHRGVTFDYDAFLANKVSSVYPNAPAGAFFYGDPGVSKTFTKNSLLQFSPNIGISWDPTGSGKTVIRAGAEIAYDQVNYFTAQRNQQNPPFATAIKQTQTSTSGPINFSAPWSAGTVTSNPFPQPQIPTPSIAQFFAQSQYIVLPPHYHPSYSQQWTASVQRQLGQWQLQVQYIGSHTVHAPAGTPFNPALYIPGVWGAGGTGCPGVVTTGPAGKPAGAAGTPCSTVANQTQRYALTVANPLQGNQYAGGGSSILINYNGMSNYNGLVSTIQHRLSSSFSLMANHTWSKCLSLSDAQGDTAGNSFQNPRNPALDYGPCGSDYRNIENIVLIATSKFPLTGFKAILANNWIFAPLVHIQSGAPFNVTSGQDNSFTSIGSDRPNLVSGTSVYTGTKIQSVGAANRQYLNTGAFAQVTAGCPTPLSPAICSGYGTYGNIRRNSFRGPSSYQFDAQISRIFPIHESLTATLRLEAFNVLNHPNFSNPSASLTSSTFGQISSTSNQARIFQGSVKLKF